ATCTACTGTAAGGTTCGATGTTGCTTGAGAAGTACTCATAAAATTTATCCGATCTCAGTAACATTTTGATTATTTAAAAAACCTCTAGAGGTTTTCCGTAACTGCCATTCTAAATAGTAGAAGATAATTTAAATTTAGCCCCCACTAAATAACCACATTTATTTTATGGTTTATATCAAACTCATAATGCCATAAATACGATTCAAAAAAAATGCCTTTAGTGACACAAAGCAAAAAAATTTATGCAGCAACGAAAGAAACGGAAAAGCCCAGTAAAACTGGGCTTTAGGTGATTAAAATTAAACCAACTTTAACTGTGAGAACGCCCTTTTGCCGCGCTAATCTTCAAACGTAGCGCGTTCAATTTAATGAATCCTTCTGCGTCTTTTTGATCATATGCGCCTTCGTCCGCTTCGAAGGTAGCAATTTTTTCGTCAAACAGTGATTGTTCGCTGCGACGCCCAACCACCGATACGCTACCTTTATAGAGCTTCAAGCGCACTTCGCCGTTCACGTACTGCTGGGTTGAATCAATCGCAGCCTGCAGCGCTTCACGCTCCGGTGACCACCAATAGCCGTTATAGATTAGCTTGGCGTATCGTGGCATCAGCTCGTCTTTTAAGTGAGCTGCCTCGCGATCTAAAGTCAGCGATTCAATTGCCCGATGCGCCTTTAACATAATGGTTCCCGCTGGCGTCTCGTAACAGCCGCGAGACTTCATACCAACATAGCGGTTCTCGACAATATCAAGACGACCAATACCATTCGCACCACCCAGCTCATTTAAGCGCTCCATAACCGTCGCCGCGGAACAAGCTTCGCCATCAATCGCAATGACATCACCCTTCTCATAACTTAGGGTTACGTAAGTCGGCGCGTTAGGGGCCTCTTCGGGAGAAACACTCCAACGCCAGATATCCTCTTCCGGCTCCCACCAAGGGTCTTCAAGGTTGCCGCCCTCGTAGGAAATGTGAAGAAGGTTTGCATCCATAGAATAGGGTGACTTCTTGCCACGTTTCATTTCCACTGGGATATTATGTTCAGCGCAATACTGCATCAACAGCTCGCGAGAGTTTAAATCCCACTCACGCCATGGCGCTACAACCTTTAGGCCAGGCATGAGCGCATAGGCACCCAGTTCAAAACGTACCTGGTCATTACCTTTACCCGTAGCACCGTGCGAAATGGCGCCTGCGCCAACCTTCGCAGCAATCTCTACCATACGTTTGGCAATGAGCGGACGAGCAATAGAAGTCCCTAGAAGATATTCACCCTCGTAGATGGCATTCGCGCGAAACATTGGAAAAACATAGTCTTTCGCAAACTCTTCGCGAAGATCTTCAATGAAAATCTCTTTAACACCTAAGGCCTCAGCCTTTGCACGTGCAGGCTCAACTTCTTCGCCCTGCCCAATATCCGCGGTAAAAGTGACCACTTCGTAGTCATAGGTTTCCTGGAGCCACTTAACGATTACGGAGGTATCCAAACCTCCAGAGTATGCTAAAACAATTTTTTGCTTCTCTGACATCTTCCTACCTAAACTCAATTAACAAGTAATCTGCACAATTTAGCGCTCAGACGGCAATAAAGCGAATGAAAAATAGCTGAAGTAGCTATAACCATAAGTTGCAGTAACGCCTCAACCGATTTTTTCGATGCGTAGAATTAATAATGAACATCTGCCAGCCATTAAGCTAAAATAGCGCCAAACAGACTATGGAGCTTGCTCGAATGGAACTTACTATTACGCGCCCGGATGATTGGCACCTTCACTTTCGTGACCACGAAGCCTTGGAACTGACCGTTCCTGACACCGCCAGATATATGGCACGCGCTATCGTCATGCCTAACCTTACTCCTCCGGTGGTCAACGCCGAGCAGGCCAAAGCCTATTTTGACCGCATCACCGCTGCAACGCCAGCTAGCACTCAGTTCAAACCTTTAATGGTATTGTATTTAACCAACGCCACCAGCGTCCAAGACATCATTGATGCTAAAAACAGCGGTGTGGTCGTTGCCGCTAAGCTTTACCCCGCTGGCGCCACCACTAACTCTGACTCTGGCGTGACCGACATTAAAGCGATGTATCCCGTATTCGAAGCGATGGCCGAACAGGGGCTTCGCCTTCTCGTTCATGGCGAAGTAACCCACGTCGACGTTGATATTTTCGATCGCGAGAGTGAGTTCCTAAAGACTTATCTGGCCGATATCGTCGCCACCTTCCCTACCCTAAAAGTGGTACTTGAACATATCACCACTGAAGAGTCAGTGAACTTCGTAGAACAGGGGCCGGACAACCTCGCTGCAACCATTACCGCACACCACCTACTTTACAACCGTAACGACATGTTAGCGGGTGGAATTCGCCCTCACCTTTACTGCTTGCCGATATTAAAGCGTAACACGCACCAACGGGCGCTGCTTCGCGCCGCCACGAGCGGCAACCCAAAGTTCTTCCTAGGTACCGATAGTGCCCCACATGCAAAAGGCGCGAAAGAAGCGGCCTGCGGTTGTGCTGGCTCCTATACGAGTTTTGCAGCCATTGAGCTCTATGCCATGGCATTCGAGCGCGAAGGCGCACTCGACAAACTCGAGGCGTTTGCGAGCCATTTTGGACCGGATTATTACGGACTTCCAAGGAATAGTGACACCATCACCTTGACCAAGAAATCATGGCAAGTCCCTGAATCTTTCTATTTTGGCAAGACTGAGCTGGTGCCTTTAATGGCCCGCGAAGAAATTGAATGGAGTGTTAGCTAATATGTCGATAGCAGAGCGATTCCGCGGTTTCCTCCCTGTTGTCATGGATCTCGAAACTGGCGGCTTCGAAGCCGCCACTGACGCTATTCTAGAGATGGCGTTGGTCACGCTAAAGATGGAAGACGGTAAGCTCGTTAGAGACCAATCCTACGAATATCATATCAAACCGTTCGCCGGCGGCCGACTTGACCCCAAGGCCCTGGAGTTTACCGGGATAGATGTCACGGACCCCAACCGTGAGGCAATTCGTGAAATTGAAGCCTTCAAGGCAGCGTTTGAGATAATTCGTCAAGATGTCAAAGCTAAGGGTTGTAACCGTGCGGTATTGGTTGCCCACAATGCTCACTTCGATTTGGGATTCATTAACCAGGCTATCTCGCGCAACAATATTAAACGCTCACCACTGCATCCATTTTCCTGCATGGATACGGCTACGTTAGCCGGTTTAGCCTACGGACATACAGTACTCGCCAAGGCATGCAAATTATCGGGAATGGAATTTGATGGTAAGCTTGCTCACAGTGCTTTGTACGATACCGAAAAGACCGCCGAGCTATTTTGCCGCATCGTGAACCGCTGGCATGAACTAGGAGGTTGGCCGCTAGCCACCCCCGCTACAGATGAAAGGACAGCAGAAGTTTAACCTTCTGCTCCAATCATGTCAGCATAAGTGGCTTTGAGGAAATCGCTTAGCCACTGCATTTCAGCACTATATCTTCGGTCTGGCGCCATATATAGCCAAAACTTCAATTCCGGCACCACTAAACCAGGCGGCATTCCGATATTAACGATATCGCTCAAGTTTGAACCGGGTAGCTGCATAAGATCCACGCCAGAGTATACACAGTCAGTTCGACGAATAATTTCTACAATCGAGCCAACATCCGGTGTGTCGTATACCACTTTTCGACGCAAATTCTGTGCTGCCAACCACTCATCAACAAGACCGCCTGTATAACGCGTCATAGCGGGAACGAGGTAGCGAACATGAGGAAAACTCAAAAAGCTATCCATCGTCATTTCGGAACGAGTGAGTGGATGACCTTTCTTAACCAGCGTTGCGAATGGGACGGGGCCCAGCGCTTCGCCAGCGGTTGGGCGCGCACCAATCCGAGGCGGAAAAGCGATAATCATATCTAACTCCCCCTGATCCATTCGCCGCCAACTATTGTCCGTCACACCTTCCGAAATAACGCGGATACCGGGCGCAGCTCGTTGTAAGCGCGCAAGGAATTCAGGCATAAGCTGTTGACCAAGATAAGACAACACCGCTAGGCGCAGCTCTATGTCAGCGGTACTCGGATCAAAGGATCTGAGATCAACAAAATCTTCGATTGATTGAAGTAACTGCGGCAGTTCCTTGGATAAGTTTGACGCCAACGGCGTCAGCTGCATTTTTGTACCCACTCGCATGAGCAGCGTGTCATCAAAGAGCTCGCGAAGGTTAGCCAATGTTTTGGACATGGCGGACTGGGTTACGAATAGCTGTTTAGCGGCTTGACTCACCGAGCATGTTGTTAGCAACACCTGAAGCGCTACTAGCTGGTTTAAGTTGATTCGAGATAACTCTACGCGTTTCATATAGTACTCAATGATATTTTTGCCAATCATAGCCTACTGGCAACACCTAACGCAAAAAGGCCTCGCTATCGCGAGGCCTTTTCTCTGATTACTTCAACCAAGCTTTATAGCTTGTCAGAGTTACCAGCTAGGAACGAGGCAACACCTGTTGGTGATGCATCCATACCTTCGTCACCTTCAGTCCAACCAGCAGGACAAACTTCGCCATGCTCTTCGTGGAAAGCTAGCGCGTCAACAAGGCGAATAAGCTCGTCCATGTTACGACCTAGCGGTAGATCGTTAACGATCTGTGAACGAACCACACCGTGCTTATCAATCAAGAAAGCACCACGGAAAGCCATACCGCCTTCAGACTCAACGTCATAATCCTTCGCGATCTGATGCGTCATGTCGGCCGCTAGCGTGTAACGAACTTGACCAATACCACCTTGATCAATTGGCGTGTTACGCCATGCGTTGTGAGTGAAGTGTGAATCAATGGACACACCTACAACCTCTACACCCTTCGCTTTGAACTGATCCATACGGTGATCAAGCGCAATAAGCTCTGAAGGGCATACGAAAGTGAAGTCTAGCGGATAGAAGAATACTAAACCGTACTTGCCTTTGATTGCTTCAGAAAGCGTGAATGAGTCTACGATCTCGCCATTACCAAGTACCGCTGGTACGGTAAAGTCTGGTGCTTGCTTACCTACTAAAACTGCCATGAAAAAGCCTCCATAAAAAATACATTCAACTCTTAGCGAGCTGATCAATAATTCGAGAGCTATTATCTCTCAGAAAATACCATAGTGATATTAAAATAAAACTATAATCCGCAATAGCAAAAAACTATTACAGCAACACCTCGGCCAATCACTCCGCGGTTGCCGCATCCAACAACGTCTTCAACTCACCCGTTTCAGCCATTTCGGCAACAATATCACAGCCGCCCACTAGCTCACCGTTTACCCAAAGCTGCGGAAAGGTCGGCCAATTAGCAAATCCAGGTAGTGTCTGCCGGATTTCAGGATGAGATAGAATATCAACATAGGCGAAACGTTGACCACACGCCATGACATTTTGAACAGTCCGCGCGGAAAAACCACATTGCGGTGCCGTTGGCGAACCCTTCATGTATAAGAGAATGTTATTGGTGCTAATCTGATCTTTGATGGTATCTAATATATCCATTGTTACGTCGTCCAGTTAAAATGCGATGCGACATTTTAGCCCGTTTTTATCCGTGTGTGTACCAACAAAGAGGCAACTAAGTGATAACCACAGAGAATTCCAAAACTATTCAATCGGACGCAATCGCAAATTCCTATGGTCGCCCTGCTCTTAAGTTTACTAGCGCTCATGGCATCCGCCTCACGGACAGTAACGGAGAACAGTGGCTTGATGCACTTTCAGGTATTGGCGTCGCCAATTTAGGACACTGTAATTCGCGCGTCAATGAAGCCTTAGCCAAACAGATGCAGACCTTAGACCATATTTCCAACCTTTACGCTAGCGAACCACAAAATCGCGCTGCCGAAGTACTCTGTCGTGCTGCCAATATGGAGGAGGTGTTCTTCTGTAACTCTGGGACCGAAGCGAATGAGGCAGCTATTAAGCTTGCTCGCCTGCATGGCATGAAGAAGCGTGGCGCCGCTGGACGCATCATTTGTTTCACGGGCGCCTTCCATGGCCGCTCATTGGGGGCACTTTCCGCCACCGCCAAAGAAGCTATTCGCGCTCCATTTTACCCGCTTTTAGACAATATTGAACGCATCTCCTATGGCGCTATAGAGGCCGTTCGCGAGGCTCTAGCATCAGCCCATAACTATGATGCTATTTTACTGGAACCCATTCAGGGTGAGGCGGGCGTCATCTGCCCACCCAGCTCATTTATCCCTGAGCTCGAAAGAATGTGCGAGGAACATGAGCTCCTGCTAATGATTGATGAAGTCCAGTCCGGTAATGGCCGCACCGGCAAGTACTTTGCGTTCCAGCACAGTGCCGTCCAACCGGATGTTGTCACCACCGCCAAAGGTCTCGCAAATGGTTTCCCCGCTGGTGCGACACTACTAGCTGGACGTGCAACGGGGCTATTCACCCCCGGCACTCACGGCTCTACCTACGGCGGCAACCCAATGGCCTGCGCCGCGATTGAAGCAGTTTACGCTACGCTAAGCGAGCCGGGATTCTTGCAAAACGTCACACGAGTCGCCAACGCGCTTCGAGATGAGCTAGCACGACTACTCGGCACCAAACTACAGGGCATAGAAGGAATGGGCTTGATGCTAGGACTTCAACTTGCTGAGCCCAAAGAGGATTTATCGCAACTACTTTTTGACCAAGGTATCCTCGTTAATGTGATCAACAACTCAAGAATCCGCCTGCTACCACCGCTCATAATGTCGGTTGACGAAGCTAAGGAGCTTGCAGCTGCTATTGCACAGGCGATAGACTGAACAAATGATAGAAATAGCGAATTTAAGCAAACGTTACGACGCACTGATGGTTCTCGAGCAGGTAAGCTTGGACATCCACGCCGGCGAAATTGTCGCGCTAGTGGGATCCAGTGGTAGTGGTAAGAGCACTCTGCTAAGAGTCATTGCAGGACTCACAGACATTGACGCGGGTTCAGTGACCATCAACCAAAAGCTTGTGTTAAATGAACAAACCAGTCTACCGCCCGAAGAGCGTAATGTTGGTCTCATCTTCCAAGATCATGCGCTCTTTCCCCACTTGGATGTTTACCATAACATCAGCTTTAGCGGCGTTAGTTCCCAGCAAGAGATCGAAACCATTGCTCGTCAGTTACAAATTGATGGTCTACTAAAGCGCTTCCCTCACGAGCTAAGTGGCGGTCAGCAACAGCGCGTTGCAATAGCCCGTAGCATTGCGGCGAAGCCAAGTGTATTGCTCTTTGATGAACCCTTTGCCAGCCTGGATGAATCTCTGAAGCATGCGCTACTTAGCGAGCTACAACAACTTATAAAGGCCCGAAATATGACGGCGATCTTCGTGACTCACAATCACCGAGAAGCCTTCGCGCTGGCTGACCGAGTCGCGTTTCTTCACCAGGGATCACTGGCGCAGGTGGACACCCCTGAAAAGATATTCACCCAACCCTCAACCGAGGCCTGCGCCGAATTCTTCTCCAGAGGTCATTGGCTTACCGAGACGGAATTGCAGCACCTGGATGGCGGAAGTTACTCTAATGGGCGATATTTTTTGCGTCCCGACGCCCTATCCCTATCAGTCGACGTTGTTGATGGCACCAGAACAACCCCAGTAACAGTGAAGAGTAAGACCTATTTAGCCCCTGGATATCAATATGAAGTAGCGACCGACAATATCGAGATAAAGAATTTGCGAGTGAATAGTCATACTGAGCTGAAGATTGGGCAAGTGGCGCACCTAATAATATTTTCTGAAAGATTACTACCGTTTATCGGCTAATTCTTGCGTTCATCCGCATTATTTGATTAACTGTTTGTGATCACAATCTACACAAACTTAATTAATTTTAAATCGGATTCTTTATGCTCATTATTAGTCGCCGTTGTGGCGAATCCTTTGTCATTGGCGACGACGTCAAAATTACCGTGCTCAGTGTAAAGGGTAACCAGATACGAATCGGCATTGATGCGCCGAAAGAAACTACTATTTTACGTGAAGAAGTTATTGATCGACGTTTAACACCTGCCGTTGAGGAAAATAAGGCCAGTTCAAATTCCTAAGCAACTGGCCTAGCAACGAGCAAATAGAGTGCAAAGCTCACTAATCAGCGAGCATTAAATACCGAATCAGTTCTAGCAGCCATGATAAAATCGTTGCGGTGTAAGCCGCCCATTTCGTGACTCCACCAGGTAACCGTCACTTTACCCCACTCTGTTAGTAGCGCAGGATGGTGACCAACTTCTTCCGCAATTTCGCCCACACTATTGCTAAACGCTAGTGCCTGTTTGAAGTTACGAAACTTATAAACACGCTCAAGTTGCATCACTCCGTCACGAACCTCAGGAGTCCACTCGGGAATCTCTCGAATAAGGGCTGCTAGCTCTTCATCACTCACCTTCGGAGCATCAGCTCTGCAGGCTTCACATTGTTGTTCCGCTAATGACATGATTCATTCTCCATAAAAAAAGCGCCTACAGTTTGCACTGAAGACGCCTCACATGTCCAGTAGTTACAGATGTAACTACCTACCTTTGTGTTATTTTTTGCTAAGTGCCGCTTGATTAATCTTCTCCGCCCAAATCTTAGGACCTGTCTCATGGACCGACTCACCGTTCACATCCACGGCGACTGTTACCGGCATATCTTCGACTTCAAATTCATAGATTGCCTCCATGCCAAGCTCCGGGAAACCAACCACAGTCGCCTTCTTAACAGCTTGCGAGACTAGGTATGCTGATCCACCCACGGCCATTAAATACACCGCTTTGTGACGCTTAATGGTCTCGATGGCTACTGGACCACGCTCGGCCTTCCCCACCATGCCAATTAAGCCCGTTTCCTCAAGCATGGTATCAGTGAATTTATCCATACGTGTCGCGGTAGTAGGTCCTGCTGGCCCTACTACTTCATCGCGTACTGGATCCACCGGACCTACGTAGTAGATGAAGCGGCCACGCATGTCTACCGGCAACTCTTCACCGCGAGCCAGCATATCAACCATTTTCTTGTGGGCCGCATCGCGTCCAGTGAGGAGTTTGCCTGAAAGCAGCACTGTTTCGCCCGGCGCCCAATCAAGTAAATCCTCCGGTTTAACCGTATCGAGATTTACTCTGCGTACGGATTCACCTAATTCCCAAGAAATTTCAGGCCAGTCCTCCAACTTAGGTGCTTGCAACTCAGCCGGTCCGCTGCCATCAAGAGTGAAGTGAGTGTGACGGGTTGCCGCACAATTAGGAATAATCGCCACCGCTTTATTCGCCGCATGAGTTGGATAGTCACTGACTTTTACATCGAGGACGGTAGTCAATCCGCCTAGCCCTTGGGCACCGATACCAAGTTTGTTTACCTTATCAAACAACTCAAG
The DNA window shown above is from Umboniibacter marinipuniceus and carries:
- a CDS encoding argininosuccinate synthase, whose translation is MSEKQKIVLAYSGGLDTSVIVKWLQETYDYEVVTFTADIGQGEEVEPARAKAEALGVKEIFIEDLREEFAKDYVFPMFRANAIYEGEYLLGTSIARPLIAKRMVEIAAKVGAGAISHGATGKGNDQVRFELGAYALMPGLKVVAPWREWDLNSRELLMQYCAEHNIPVEMKRGKKSPYSMDANLLHISYEGGNLEDPWWEPEEDIWRWSVSPEEAPNAPTYVTLSYEKGDVIAIDGEACSAATVMERLNELGGANGIGRLDIVENRYVGMKSRGCYETPAGTIMLKAHRAIESLTLDREAAHLKDELMPRYAKLIYNGYWWSPEREALQAAIDSTQQYVNGEVRLKLYKGSVSVVGRRSEQSLFDEKIATFEADEGAYDQKDAEGFIKLNALRLKISAAKGRSHS
- the pyrC gene encoding dihydroorotase, whose product is MELTITRPDDWHLHFRDHEALELTVPDTARYMARAIVMPNLTPPVVNAEQAKAYFDRITAATPASTQFKPLMVLYLTNATSVQDIIDAKNSGVVVAAKLYPAGATTNSDSGVTDIKAMYPVFEAMAEQGLRLLVHGEVTHVDVDIFDRESEFLKTYLADIVATFPTLKVVLEHITTEESVNFVEQGPDNLAATITAHHLLYNRNDMLAGGIRPHLYCLPILKRNTHQRALLRAATSGNPKFFLGTDSAPHAKGAKEAACGCAGSYTSFAAIELYAMAFEREGALDKLEAFASHFGPDYYGLPRNSDTITLTKKSWQVPESFYFGKTELVPLMAREEIEWSVS
- the rnt gene encoding ribonuclease T; protein product: MSIAERFRGFLPVVMDLETGGFEAATDAILEMALVTLKMEDGKLVRDQSYEYHIKPFAGGRLDPKALEFTGIDVTDPNREAIREIEAFKAAFEIIRQDVKAKGCNRAVLVAHNAHFDLGFINQAISRNNIKRSPLHPFSCMDTATLAGLAYGHTVLAKACKLSGMEFDGKLAHSALYDTEKTAELFCRIVNRWHELGGWPLATPATDERTAEV
- a CDS encoding LysR family transcriptional regulator translates to MIGKNIIEYYMKRVELSRINLNQLVALQVLLTTCSVSQAAKQLFVTQSAMSKTLANLRELFDDTLLMRVGTKMQLTPLASNLSKELPQLLQSIEDFVDLRSFDPSTADIELRLAVLSYLGQQLMPEFLARLQRAAPGIRVISEGVTDNSWRRMDQGELDMIIAFPPRIGARPTAGEALGPVPFATLVKKGHPLTRSEMTMDSFLSFPHVRYLVPAMTRYTGGLVDEWLAAQNLRRKVVYDTPDVGSIVEIIRRTDCVYSGVDLMQLPGSNLSDIVNIGMPPGLVVPELKFWLYMAPDRRYSAEMQWLSDFLKATYADMIGAEG
- a CDS encoding peroxiredoxin — encoded protein: MAVLVGKQAPDFTVPAVLGNGEIVDSFTLSEAIKGKYGLVFFYPLDFTFVCPSELIALDHRMDQFKAKGVEVVGVSIDSHFTHNAWRNTPIDQGGIGQVRYTLAADMTHQIAKDYDVESEGGMAFRGAFLIDKHGVVRSQIVNDLPLGRNMDELIRLVDALAFHEEHGEVCPAGWTEGDEGMDASPTGVASFLAGNSDKL
- the grxD gene encoding Grx4 family monothiol glutaredoxin is translated as MDILDTIKDQISTNNILLYMKGSPTAPQCGFSARTVQNVMACGQRFAYVDILSHPEIRQTLPGFANWPTFPQLWVNGELVGGCDIVAEMAETGELKTLLDAATAE
- a CDS encoding aspartate aminotransferase family protein, coding for MITTENSKTIQSDAIANSYGRPALKFTSAHGIRLTDSNGEQWLDALSGIGVANLGHCNSRVNEALAKQMQTLDHISNLYASEPQNRAAEVLCRAANMEEVFFCNSGTEANEAAIKLARLHGMKKRGAAGRIICFTGAFHGRSLGALSATAKEAIRAPFYPLLDNIERISYGAIEAVREALASAHNYDAILLEPIQGEAGVICPPSSFIPELERMCEEHELLLMIDEVQSGNGRTGKYFAFQHSAVQPDVVTTAKGLANGFPAGATLLAGRATGLFTPGTHGSTYGGNPMACAAIEAVYATLSEPGFLQNVTRVANALRDELARLLGTKLQGIEGMGLMLGLQLAEPKEDLSQLLFDQGILVNVINNSRIRLLPPLIMSVDEAKELAAAIAQAID
- a CDS encoding ABC transporter ATP-binding protein translates to MIEIANLSKRYDALMVLEQVSLDIHAGEIVALVGSSGSGKSTLLRVIAGLTDIDAGSVTINQKLVLNEQTSLPPEERNVGLIFQDHALFPHLDVYHNISFSGVSSQQEIETIARQLQIDGLLKRFPHELSGGQQQRVAIARSIAAKPSVLLFDEPFASLDESLKHALLSELQQLIKARNMTAIFVTHNHREAFALADRVAFLHQGSLAQVDTPEKIFTQPSTEACAEFFSRGHWLTETELQHLDGGSYSNGRYFLRPDALSLSVDVVDGTRTTPVTVKSKTYLAPGYQYEVATDNIEIKNLRVNSHTELKIGQVAHLIIFSERLLPFIG
- the csrA gene encoding carbon storage regulator CsrA produces the protein MLIISRRCGESFVIGDDVKITVLSVKGNQIRIGIDAPKETTILREEVIDRRLTPAVEENKASSNS
- a CDS encoding 4a-hydroxytetrahydrobiopterin dehydratase; this translates as MSLAEQQCEACRADAPKVSDEELAALIREIPEWTPEVRDGVMQLERVYKFRNFKQALAFSNSVGEIAEEVGHHPALLTEWGKVTVTWWSHEMGGLHRNDFIMAARTDSVFNAR
- a CDS encoding fumarate hydratase, whose protein sequence is MTTIRQDDFIESIESALQYISYYHPKDFIDAVNEAYEREESKAAKDAMAQILINSRMCAMGRRPICQDTGIVNVFVRVGMKVQWDAEMTVTDMVNEGVRRAYAHPDNVLRASVLADPDGARKNTGDNTPAVVHYEIVAGDKVEIDVAAKGGGSEAKTKFAMLNPSDSVVDWVLDMVPRMGAGWCPPGMLGIGIGGTAEKAMMLAKESLMGSIDIHELQAKGASTRAEELRLELFDKVNKLGIGAQGLGGLTTVLDVKVSDYPTHAANKAVAIIPNCAATRHTHFTLDGSGPAELQAPKLEDWPEISWELGESVRRVNLDTVKPEDLLDWAPGETVLLSGKLLTGRDAAHKKMVDMLARGEELPVDMRGRFIYYVGPVDPVRDEVVGPAGPTTATRMDKFTDTMLEETGLIGMVGKAERGPVAIETIKRHKAVYLMAVGGSAYLVSQAVKKATVVGFPELGMEAIYEFEVEDMPVTVAVDVNGESVHETGPKIWAEKINQAALSKK